The Macaca thibetana thibetana isolate TM-01 chromosome 9, ASM2454274v1, whole genome shotgun sequence region GCCACCAATACAGCAGCCCTGAAGCAGGAAGTGAGATACAGCCTGCTGAAAGACTTACCTTATTCTTGGGGAAAAGCTATAGttactaatttttatacataGAGTAATATAgtgttaatataatttttaaatatttatacttgAGGGCAAGTACTCGTAGAACATCAATAGAAGTCAGAGTGAGCAAAAAAAATCAGTCTAGCAAAGtcatgagaggaagaaaaaaagaaacaaaatataagcaTAATAAATAGGAAACATAAAAGTGAGATggcagaaataaaaccaaaagcataAAATGTCATAATAATGTGAATGGGCTAAATTCTCACATAAAGAAATAGAttcttggattttttaaaaaaactatgcCGCATTCTACTTATCATAGAAGACAAACGCAAAGCAAAGTGACTACAAATTATGGAGACAAAGGAATGGGCCACAACATAAAGAACAAACATTAGCAAAAAGAGAGTAATAGTGACAATGCTAGTATCATAACGTAGATAGAATTCATGGCTGAAAGCATTAACGCATATAAAGAGAAACACTTTATATTGATAAACGGCAAAAGccatcatgaaaataaaacaacaaaaatttttgaTGCAGAAAGATATGGTATTAAACTACATAGGCAAAAAAACTTTAGAATCTCAAGAATAATCTTAGAAACAGAAATTGACAgatcaatacaaaaattaagacaaGCATGAGAAAGGTTTAAATAATTTGCAGtcctaaattaataaatataaagaacTTTGTAACCAACATGGgggaatatatattatttgtaaacaGCCACAACACACTTGTTAAAGTTAATCACATACAAGACAACAAAGATAATCTCATATTTCAAAAAGTGAAAATCTTAGATTATACTCTTTGAAATTTACCATAACCCATAAAACTAGATATTAGCAATGAAtagattatttctaaaatttttaaccATATAGATAATTCAAAacattcttccaatttttttaggaaaagggaaattaaaaattaaagcataggCTATTTGAAAGCAAATAATAATGAGACCTTAATTGGAAAAACCTTTGGGATGTAGTCAAACCAATAATCTTAAAGACTACTTatagttttaataaattattaacaaaaacaaTTGCAAGTATGTGAACTAAAcattcaactgaaaaaaaatttttaaaggaacaacAAAATAAGACTATTTTGAGAGATGTTATACCAGTACATTTGAAATGAATTAGATAAATTTTAGGCAAATATATATCAGCAAAATCTACCCAAGAAGAGGTAGAAAGTTTGAATAGATTAATAatcaagaacaaaagaaaaagtaataaaaaacttactctaaaaaatatatcaaaccCAAGTTATTTCATAGGCAAATTCTGTCTAACCTTCATTAAACTGAAAATCCAAATGTTATATAAGCTATTCCAGAACATAGAGAAAGTTGGAAAGCTTCCAAGGTTTTCTAGAAGACCATCATAACCTTAGCAAAATACAAGTGGTACAATCCTGTTTATACCATTaacaaatatacatttatgtgtgtACATTTGCATGTGAATTGGAAAAAGTCTCAAATTTTACCCACAAAACCATTACTAGCAGTGAGTCATCAAGGTCAGATTGTGAGGAGGGAAAATAAGggtgtgaatttatttttaattttatacaattctgtattatttcagtttttaaaggacATACGTTGCTttgattatttgaaaaacaatattAAGCACTCCATTTACAGAAGCAGGCGAAGTGGGTATTCTGGTTCTGTTTTCAACATTCTGCCAGAAGAAAACCAGATTTTTCGGGTTAAGGCACTTCTATTTAGTTAAGACATTGTAGTCTAGAAGAAAGAGGGATTTGGGGCAAGTTGTTTAACTTTACTGGATCTCAATTTGCTCATCTCTAAATTGAGATGATAAGTGTAATGAGCCtgtaggattgttgtgaggattgaatacAATAATACGAGATGTTGGTATATGGCAGATGCTTTCTAAATGGTGGGCCATTAATAACATCTTCAtcatcttggactttcagctTCCATGAGGATTTGCAGATATCACTTGATGCAGCTTTCTACCTAATAGGTTTCCCTGTGCTGTGCAGTCTGGTAGCCCCGAGCCACATGTAgccactgagcacttgaaatgtgagtTGTCTAAGTTGAGATGTTATGTAAGCGTAAAATACCACCTAGATTTTAAAGACTCGGTTTGGAAGgaggaatgtaaaatatctcattaattttttatattgattacatgttgaatgGACAATTTGGAGAATTATTgggctaaataaattatttttgtttgcttgagataggatctcactctgacacccaggctggagtgcagggttcgtggtcatagctcactgcagccttgaactcctgggctcaggtgaacCTCCTGCTTCaatcttctgagtagctgggacaacaggcatgcaccaccacacctggctaattttttaatgttttgtagacaCGGAGTCTTACTAGgtagctcaggctggtctcaagctcctgacctcaaatgatcctcccacctcagcctcccaaagtgctgggatttcaggggtcagccactgctcccagccaataaaatatgttattaaagtaagtttcacctgtttctttgtaCTTAATGTAACCACTAAAACGCTTAAAATTATGCATACAGTTTGCATTACATTGCTATCACATAGTGCTGTGTTAACCACCATTGTGTCAGACTTCATGTTCTTCAGTGAAGGAGAACTCACCACCTGCTGAGAAAAGGCAACTCCAGTCACGAGGAAATCCTTCCTTCTATTATGTaagctcctcctccttctgaCCTTTCCTTGTGGATCCTGGCTCTGCTATCCAGAGATACGCATAGCAGTCCCTCCTTCCCATGGCAGATCCTCACAAGAAAGCTCGCAAAAGAGACAATTTATGGGAAGGCACTTGGAGAAGGATGAAGTGCACACACACCTAGGCAGAACACTGGTGTAGATCTTGAAAGCGGCGTGGAATTCTGAGAGcttccaacattttttttaacctgttatGAGTCTTGTTTAAGATCTCGCTTTGTTTTGACCTTGTTCCAGTTTTGAGGCCAGTCCTCTATCTTCAACACACCCCAGAAAATCAAGATCTCTTGTGTTGTTCCctgttttattaataatttggaaagaaataCTCACGGAGTCAAGGTAGCATCCAGAGTTCTCCAAACTGTGCCGATTGTCATGCACGGAGAAGGGGAACTGGTTATTCACTGCTTGCTGGAAAAGTGGGATGGAAGAGAAAGGGCACACATTAGAACCCGGCTTGCTTTCAGAACTGGGATCCGGTGATGTGGAAGGAAGATGGATGAGGCAAAGTAACCTCTAAGAAAGACAATGAAACCTGGCCCCCGAGATGGAGCAGATACAGGACAGGGAGGATATCTACGTGCTCATCAGCCCCGGGGCTTTGAAACCCCACCTTATTTCCAGCTTCCTGAAAGTCATAAAAATTCTCTTTCAAAACACCTTATTTGGAGGCAAGGATGGAAAAGCGTATAGGCTCACAGAGCCAAAAGCTGGGAAGGACTTTTGAGGCTATGTAGACCAACTCCGTCATCTGGCCAGTAGGAGTCCCAGGAGATGAGAGCCCTGGCCCAAGGCCTCACTCGGGGGGACCCTGGCAGGTATGACATGGACCCTTGCTTCTCCTTCGTGCCACTGCAGGGCCTTGAAGTTGCTCAGGAATTGGCCGGGGAGGCAGGAGGTGCATGTTAATGAGCTGTGGGCTGGAAGGATGTTGCTTCCTGTTCATGGAGGAGCCTGACTTGATTGTCCGTAGCAGGAGGTAGTTCCTGCTGGAGAGCACCAGGGTACGGGGTGGGGACACTACCAACCCTTAGGGTCCAAGGATAGTAAATGCACAGTTTCTTACAAGGAACAATTGCTTGGCCCAACGTGCCAGCCTTGCTGCCCCCTGGGAGGTCCACAGGAGCCCATGGCTGTGGCCAGTGTTCAGGACTCACCTTCTCCCGGACTTTGTATATAGGCGGCAGCTTCCCCTCCACTTGCCAAGGTGAGTGTGGACTCTGGGGCTCTTTTAACATAGCCCTGGTGTTGGATTCTGATGTCTTTTGCGTTAGCCCAATGTGAGGGAACTGGAAGAACAGCACACGCCTTGATTAAAACCAGACACATTCGAATCTACAAGCCAAGTATCAGGGCTTCCTCTGTACAGTGATTAAAATGCAATTTGGGTGCTTTTGGCATGCAATGGAAATGgcataatttttgtaattttcaagtATTCTTTCCAAGACAAAAAACATTGTAATGGCCCAGAGCCATCACTGCCGGTTGTTTCAAGTTACAGAGGCCACCCCTGCTGTGCTGGAGCCTGGAAATGTTTCCATAGCCTGGTAAGGAGGGTGTGGTCCTCAGAGAGTGAGCAGACACATTCTGAGGAGACAGAAATGTGTTATTTGAGGTCCTTCCTGTGGTCAGGGAGCTCCCAGTACTGAGGACCTAGGAGCCAACCCGCGTTTATGGAGATGAGCCAACCTGCAGCAACATAGGTATGAGGTGGCCCTAAGACCATGGGAAGAGGAGGAACAGAGAGTCCTAAATGATTCTCTGCTGGTAATGTGGGATGGTATAGGGGAGGTAACGTCTAGGAGGGAAAAAGAGGGGATAGAAGGCTGTGaagcaagaaaaatgaagacaatgaggatTATCTAGAATGTGTCCTTGCAATCTCAATCAACAAAAGACTGGGAAGGAAACAGGACTGGGCAGAAGGGGTTGGTCCCAACAAGGGCCTCTGTTGACTGGGCTGGGAGCTCTGGACTTTGGGTGGCCCCTCAGAGTTGGGGAGAGGGGATCCAGTCTCTGTGCACCCAGCAATGAGGCATTGGATTCATTCCTGGGCTACCCCTAGAAGAGGGGGTGACCCTAGGGAGGCAGCTCTCTTCAGCCAGCAGATCTCTGGGTGTGGGCAGGGAGGGCCACACTCCCAGCAACTGGAGGGATGAGTCTTTCATTCCTGAAGCGGGATGTGGCTGGCTCTTGATGGCGAGAGAAACTCACCCCAATTTTATTTGAATGGCACCTCTTAAAAGCCACCCCAACAAAGTGAGCTCTGAAGCAGGACTCTCTAGGAGGAAAtgaatggaaattaaaaagacaagacCCAATTCAATGAAAATTCCCATAAAGGGAGAAGGAAGCATAATGTGGTTGGGTCAGAGGCCAGACATTCAGAGGTCCTGAGTCCAGCCCCagctctctctcctgtctcctaGGTGAGCCTGATGAGAGAAACTAAACTttctcaagcctcagtttccctatctgtaaaatgggagtaataatacCTACCTGATGTGGTAGATTTGATACAAAGAGGAAATGTATACACTCCAATAGtgtgaatagtttgcaaatgtttttggcTAAATAGCaatcacattttcattatccattcatccactgatgaacacttaggttgattctatgtctctgctatggtgaatagtgctgcaataaacacgcaAGTATAGGTATCCCtcttatatattgatttttttcttagtagatactcagtaatagcattgctggatcaaatggtactttctctttttagtgttttgagaaatctccatactattttccacagtggctctactagtttacatttccagcaaaagtgtgtaagagttcccttttctctccatcctcgccaacatctgctattttttgtctttttagtaatagctattctgactgggaTAAgacgatatctcattgtggtttttatttgcattccccTGCTGATTAGTTCagcatgttttcatatacctgtttcccatttgtatgtcttcttttttaaaatttaaaattttgtatgtgTACATAgtagctgtatatatttatggggtacataagatgctttgatacaggcatacagtgtgtaataatcacatcagggtaaatggaggaTCCATCTCCtccagcatttatcatttctttgtgttacaaacaatccaattctacttttagtttaaaatgtacaatagattattattgactatagtcaccctgtcgtgctatcaaatactagatcttattcattctaactatatttttgtccCATTttccatccccacttcccccaccacTACCTTtcctagcctctgataaccatcattccactctctatgagttcaactgttttaatgTTCAGCTTCCACAaaggagtgagaacatgggaaaagtttgtctttttgtgcctggcttattttacttaacaacaTGTCCTCCGGTTCCATTtacattgttgcaaatgacagaatctcattcatttttatgactgactAGTACTTCATTTTGTATGCGtatcacatttctttatccattcatctattgatagacacttaggttgcttccaaatcttggctattgtgaatagtgctgcaataaacatgggagtgcagatctctcttcagtatactgatttcctttcttttgggtatgtacctagcaatgggattgctgaatcacatggtagttttatttttagttttttgagggacctctgtactattctccatagtggctaatatggtttggttctgtgtacccacacaaatctcatcttgacttagAATCCCCAAATGTCAGAAGacggacctggtgggaggtgattggatcacgggggtggatttcctccttgctgtttttgtgataataagtgagttctcatgagatctgatggtttaaaagtgtggcacatCTCCCTTTGCTCACTGTCTCTCCTGCCGCCAtctaagatgtgccttgcttccctttcaccttctgccatgactgtaagtttcctgaggcctccccagccatgcagaactgtgaatcaattaaatctcttttctttagaaattaccagtctcaggtagttctttatagaagtgtgaaaacagactaatacagtggctatactaatttgtatttccaccagcagtgtacaggTGTTCTCTTTTCTtgatatcctcaccagcatttgtgaTTGCCTGTCTTTAGGATAAAAGCTgttttaactggggtgaggtgatatctcactgtggcttggatttacatttatctgatgatcaatgatgttgagtaccttttcatatacctgtttgccatttgtatgtcttcttttcagaaatgtctattcatgtcctttgcccactttttaatggaattactTGGTTttttggttgtggtggtggtggttgttgtttttgttttttactgttgagttgagttccctgtatattctggatattagtcaccTGTCAGAtgaatggtttgcaaatattttcttccactcaacagattgtctatttactcttttgattgtttcctttgctgtgcagaagctttttgatTTAATGtagttccatttgtctgttttcatttttgttgtttatgcttttgagatcttagtcataaattttttGCCAAAAGCAAAGTTCAGAAGAGTTTTCTCTAGGTTTTGTTCTAATAgcttcaggtcttatatttaagtcttcaattcattttgagttgatttttgtatatggtgagagataggggtccagtttcatttttctgtgtgtggctaTCCGATTCtttcagtaccatttattgaacagggtgCTGCTTCCCTGATATAAGTTCATACTGGCTGTGTCAAAGATCcgttttctgggttctctattctgttccattggtttgtgtgtctaattttataaaaatgccatgctgttttggttactatagtcttgtaataagtgatgcctccagctttgttcattttgctcaggATTCCTTCGGTAATTCTGGctcttttttattccatatgaattttaagattgtttttctaattctgtgaagaatgacattggtattttgatagaggttgcattgaacctgtagattgctttgagcaatatggtcattttaatgatatgtcTTCCAACCCAggagcatgggatatttttccatttgtttgtgtcatctttaatttctttcatcagtgttttatagtttttcttataaagatattttacctccctggttaaatttattcttatatatttttgtagctattataaatgaaattgccttcttgatttccttCTTAGTTAGATCATTGCTGATATATATAAAAGCTActgctttttgtatgttgattttgtatcctgcaactttactgaatatatttatcaaatttaagtggggtttttttttggtagagtctttaggtttttctagatataatatCATATCATCAGCAGAAAGAGACAGTTTCacttcttcttttcaaatttggatgctttttatttctttctcttgactgattgttctggctaggacttctagtactatgttgaataggaatggtgaaagtGAGactccttgtcttgttccagttctgaGAGCAAAGGCTTTCAACTTTacttcattcagtatgatgttagctgtgggttggCTGTATATGGTCTTTACTATTTTGActtatgttccttctatgcctagtttg contains the following coding sequences:
- the TEX36 gene encoding testis-expressed protein 36 isoform X2 — protein: MTKGRRFNPPLDKDGRWFPHIGLTQKTSESNTRAMLKEPQSPHSPWQVEGKLPPIYKVREKQAVNNQFPFSVHDNRHSLENSGCYLDSERMTATVPQGEPGKRQEFCEPVRTQSFPRPGLRTNAPLLVV